GCCGGGGCTGAAGAACCCCTACTTCGCGCGTGAAGTGCGCCGCTCGCGGAGGCTGGTGTATTCGGCCCAAGACGCCCAAGTGGCTGGATGACATCCGTCGCTTAGGCGAGTTCATCCGTGATGCTACCCTGGGGAGGTCACTCAGTAAGTACCGCTCTGATCCACTGCTGCAAGCTGCGGTGGAGAGGCACTTCGAGATAATCGGCGAGGCGATGGGGCGCATTGCGCGGGACGACCTGGAGACGGCGTCCGGCATCGACGACTACCAACATGTCATTGCATTCCGCAACGTACTGATCCACGGCTATGACGTTGTGGCACCCGACGAAGTGTGGCGCATCGCTGAGGACAGTCTGCCCCGACTGCTTGAGCAAGTGCGCGCCCTGCTGTCCGACACCCAATCGGAAGCCTGAACGCTCCCTCGCAGGTCCCCGCGCAACTGTCGGCGAACACTCCCCTATTCACCCGCGGGGACCCCATCCATGCACGGCGTCTCGGCACGCGCAGTCATTATCGGGACCGTCTGCGTCAGCATTCTCGGGCTGCTGATCCCCTACAGCGACCTGAAGCTGCAGGGCACCTGGATTGCCGCCTGCCACCTGCCCATCGGCGTTTTCGTCATCCAGTTCCTGCTCATCGTCGTGGTCAACTCCGCCCTGCGGCTGCTTGTGCGGAAGTTCGCTCTGAAGGCCGGAGAACTGCTGGCCGTGTACGCGATGATGCTCGTCGGCAGCGGCATCCCCTCCTTCGGGCTCACCGAGTACCTCTTCCCCACTCTCGCCGGAATGCGCTACTTCGCCACCGTCGAGAACAAGTGGGAGCCGACCTTCTTCCATCTCGTGCCGGACTGGATCGCGCCCACGGATGCTCGCGCTGCTCTGGATTTCTTCGAGGGCCTGCACCCAGGCGAGCCAATCCCCTGGGATGCCTGGCTCACGCCGATCCTCGCCTGGACGGCGCTGGCAGCGATCATGCTTTTCCTGATGGCCTGCGTGAGCGCGGTTTTCCGACGCCAGTGGGTGGAGAACGAGCATCTCATCTTCCCATTGGTGCAGCTTCCTCTGGACATGGTGGACGGCCTGGAGACCGGCATATTGCCGCCTTTCTTCCGCAACCGCCTCATGTGGATCGGCGCGCTGATCCCAATCATTATCCACTCCTGGAACGGCTTCCACCACTATTTCCCCGCCATCCCGCATATCACGCTCCAGGTGCCGCTGAATCAGTACTTCCGGGTTCAGCCGTGGAACCACGTGGGCATCATCATGCTCTGGCTGCATTTCTCGATCGTCGGGTTCAGCTATCTGCTTTCGTCCGAACTTTCCTTCAGTCTGTGGTTCTTCTTCATTCTCTTCAACCTGGAGTCCGTGGCGCTTGCAGCCTTGGGTGTTGAGGTGCCGCCGATCCCGAACTACCCGACGCGGGCACAGGCCGCGCTGCAGATGCTGGGCGCGTTCTTTGTGATCTTCGGCTACATGGTGTATCTCGTGCGGGGGCAGATCCGGCAGATGGTCGCCGCGGCGCTGGGTGGGCTGAAGCGCCCGGGGGAAGATCACGAGCCGCTGCCCTCATGGCTGCTGGTATGGGGAATCGTGGTGGGTGTGGCGCTGTTCGCGGCCTGGTGTTCGCAGGCCGGGATGTCCGTCTGGTTCTCGCTGACCAGCCTGTTCCTGTACTTCGCGACAGCACTGGTTCTCACGCGGCTTGTGGCCGAAGGTGGCCTGTTGTTCATCCAGGCGCCCTTCCGGCCCACCGACATCTTCCAGACCTTCGTGGGCCTGCGGTGGATCGCCCCGAACAACCTGGTTGCCGCAACCTTCGTCGAGCGCGTCTTCATGTTCGA
This region of Armatimonadota bacterium genomic DNA includes:
- a CDS encoding DUF86 domain-containing protein; this translates as MGRSLSKYRSDPLLQAAVERHFEIIGEAMGRIARDDLETASGIDDYQHVIAFRNVLIHGYDVVAPDEVWRIAEDSLPRLLEQVRALLSDTQSEA